The following DNA comes from Glaciihabitans arcticus.
CACGCGCAGCACGACGACGTTTGTGGCGGAAAGCTGCTTGCCGGTGGTGGCAGTGTCGACCGCTCCCCCGGTCTGGAAGCGCAGCCAGTTGGAACTCTTGGCATCCCAGGCCCAGACCGGGGTCGACGCCTGGCCGAACTTCAACGTGATGCGGGCGGTCGGCTTGCCGTCCTTCGCCGCCGTCGAGGTGGCGGTGTCGACCGCGTACCCGAACTGCTGCACGGGAGGCTTCAGGTCGCTGTGCTGCTTGACCACGACGGACGCCTTGACCAGCACGTTGTGCGGAGCGCGCTTCGTCGGCGTGCGGTAGAACGTGTCGGCGGTGTCGCGCTGCCCGTGGATCGCGTTGTAGACGGGGGCGGCCTTCATCAGCTCGACGAAACGGTACTGCCCGCCCGAGTAGGCGATGATGCCGCCGAAGGAGGAGACGATGTCGGGATCCATGGGGCGGATGGAGCGCACCGGCCCGAGCTCCGCCGGGATCTTCGACTGCCAGATCGCGACGTAGCGCGTGAGGCCGCCCTCGACGAGTTCCTCGAAGACGATGTCGGTCGTCTCGAGACCGACCTGCGGGCGCGCAGCCGGGTGGTTGTCGATCTTCGCCGCGATCGACGGGTTGACTGCGGTGCCCGCCGCAATCGGGCGACCACTGAGCGGCGCGATGGTGATCGCTTCGGGGGGTGCGTAGGTCGAGGTGAACTCGGGGGTCGGCACCGGCATCGGGCCGGCCTCCGTGCAGCCGGTGAGGATGAGTGCGCCGAGCACCACGACCGCGATGGCTGCGGTGCTCCGGCGACGTGTCATGGGCTACTGCGTCGCCGCGTAGTCGTCGCCGAGCACGATGGTGAGGGGCGCTCCGATGAAGGCGGCACTCTCGCGGATCTCTCCGATGCCGAGGGCCAGCACGAGTCCGCGGGCGATGTCCTCATCGGCCGGGTTGCTGTAGTAGACGAAGGTCTTCTCGACGTCGGTCAGTGATGCTGTGGTGCGAGTACCGATCGGCCACTTGAGGGCCTTCAGTGCGTCGCCGGCAACCGTCTGCAGCCCTGCGGTCTCGGTGCCGTTGAGCACGGTGATGGAGATCTTGCGGGCCTTGTCGATCGTCGTGGGATCGGTGAGTGCGGGGACCTCGGGGGTCGCCGACTCGGAGGGCGTTGTCACTTCCTCTTCTCCCGCAGTGATGCCGGGAACTTCGAAGCGAATGGTGCTGTCGATGAGGGAGAGCCCGTATAGACCGCCGACGACGAGAACACCGGTGGCGAGTGCCGCCCAGGCGAAGCCAACCCAGCCGCCGCCCTTCTTCTTGGGGGCACGGTGGGCGCCCTGGCGCGCGAGGTCTTCGGGCAGCGTGTCGAACTGGTCTTTCGGGAAGGTGGCCATAGCTCTTACTCAGTCGTTTCGGACGGGTGGGAGGCGACGTCGCCATCTCCGGTACGGGGGTTCGTGAACGCTCGTGCTGCTCGGGCCGTGGTGCGGGCCTCGCGCGCCCTGTGCAGGCGACCGACCAGCATGGGGTCGTGGCGCACGGCGGCGGGTACGTCGATTATGGCGTTCAGCACTTGATAATACCGGGCGGCGGAGAGTCCGAAGGCTTCACGGATCGCCTCCTCCTTGGCGCCGGCGTGCCGCCACCAGTCGCGCTCGAAGTCGAGGATGGCCGCGTCGCGCTCGGAGAGACCGGGCAGGGGCGACTCGATCGCGTGCTGCGCGTCGGGCTGTGCTGCCACTATCTCCCCCTTATGTCCCGGCAATACTAGGCCCGGGATACTGCGTGACCCCCGATAGCAACGCGTAGGTCGCGATACTCGACTGGATAATTTAGGATAGCCTTACCCAGATTGTTAGGCCCTCTCCCCATGCGCTTCCGTTCCGCACTGTCCGTTGCTGCGGTGATACTTCTCCTCGCGGGTTGCAGCACTGCGCCGTCGACCGCGCCCGAGGGTCCGGAGCTGCCCGCGAACTACGATCTGCCGCTTGCCGAGCTGGACCTGCTCGCCGACCCGCTCTCGTTCGAGGGACCGTCCACGGCGGTGCTGGCCGCGACCGACGTCAACGCCCCCTCCTCTCCTCCCCAGCAGCAGTTGCCGGTGTCGGTCACCTCGCACGACCTGGACGGCGATGTGAAGGTGACCGTGTCGTCGACGGAGCGCATCCTCGCACTGGATATCGCCGGG
Coding sequences within:
- a CDS encoding DUF3263 domain-containing protein; the protein is MAAQPDAQHAIESPLPGLSERDAAILDFERDWWRHAGAKEEAIREAFGLSAARYYQVLNAIIDVPAAVRHDPMLVGRLHRAREARTTARAARAFTNPRTGDGDVASHPSETTE
- a CDS encoding DUF3048 domain-containing protein, whose amino-acid sequence is MTRRRSTAAIAVVVLGALILTGCTEAGPMPVPTPEFTSTYAPPEAITIAPLSGRPIAAGTAVNPSIAAKIDNHPAARPQVGLETTDIVFEELVEGGLTRYVAIWQSKIPAELGPVRSIRPMDPDIVSSFGGIIAYSGGQYRFVELMKAAPVYNAIHGQRDTADTFYRTPTKRAPHNVLVKASVVVKQHSDLKPPVQQFGYAVDTATSTAAKDGKPTARITLKFGQASTPVWAWDAKSSNWLRFQTGGAVDTATTGKQLSATNVVVLRVTVDSGLGVPKTQLIGKGEGWVSTGGATVHASWSKRSPTARIRLVDDNGAVIRLAPGNTWIEMVPSSGSVSFAPPAN
- a CDS encoding LytR C-terminal domain-containing protein; the encoded protein is MATFPKDQFDTLPEDLARQGAHRAPKKKGGGWVGFAWAALATGVLVVGGLYGLSLIDSTIRFEVPGITAGEEEVTTPSESATPEVPALTDPTTIDKARKISITVLNGTETAGLQTVAGDALKALKWPIGTRTTASLTDVEKTFVYYSNPADEDIARGLVLALGIGEIRESAAFIGAPLTIVLGDDYAATQ